A window from Primulina huaijiensis isolate GDHJ02 chromosome 13, ASM1229523v2, whole genome shotgun sequence encodes these proteins:
- the LOC140991883 gene encoding fimbrin-2 encodes MAGYVGVLVSDPWLQNQFTQVELRSLKSFFMAMRRESGGGLKLGELPEKMSRLKHVGENLTVEDRTAVLQDSYENLESEVDFELFLRVYLKLQALATERWGSGAKNSSAFLKSPTSTLLHTISESEKASYVAHINNYLAADEFLQKYLPIDASTNDLFEIAKDGVLICKLINIAVPGTIDERAVNTKRMLNPWERNENHTLCLNSAKAIGCTVVNIGTQDFIEGRRHLVLGVISQIIKIQLLADLNLKKTPQLVELVDDSKDVEELMSLPPEKILLRWMNFQLKKAAYTKTVTNFSSDVKDAEAYALLLNVLAPEHSHPSTLKVKNHLERAKLVLEHADRMGCKRYLTAKDIVEGSPNLNLAFVAHIFQHRNGLSTQTKQISFLETLPDDTQISREERAFRFWMNSLGNSSCIDNVFEDLRNGWLLLETLDKVSPGIVNWKIATKPPIKMPFRKVENCNQVVKIGKHLKFSLVNIAGNDIVQGNKKLILAFLWQLMRCNMLQLLKNLRYHSHGKEITDADILEWANGKVRNSGSQSHMISFKDKSLSDGIFFIELLSAVHPRSVNWSLVTKGSTEDEKKMNATYIISIARKLGCSIFLLPEDIIEVNQKMILTLTASIMYWTLKQPMDDRPFGSSDSETGSFVDTSSNSTIDDTASESSLDDTNN; translated from the exons ATGGCTGGCTATGTTGGGGTGTTGGTTTCAGATCCATGGCTTCAGAATCAGTTCACGCAGGTGGAGCTACGCAGCTTGAAGTCTTTT TTCATGGCGATGAGAAGGGAGAGCGGGGGTGGTCTGAAGCTGGGGGAGTTGCCGGAGAAGATGTCCAGGCTGAAACACGTGGGCGAGAATCTGACGGTGGAAGACAGAACTGCGGTTCTTCAAGATTCGTATGAGAATTTGGAaagtgaagttgattttgaaCTCTTTCTCAGG GTTTATCTCAAACTCCAAGCTCTAGCAACCGAAAGATGGGGAAGTGGTGCAAAGAATTCATCTGCATTCTTGAAATCTCCTACTTCCACACTGCTACATACGATAAGTGAATCTGAAAAGGCGTCATATGTTGCACATATCAATAACTATCTTGCCGCAGATGAATTCTTGCAGAAATATCTTCCTATTGATGCAAGCACCAATGATCTATTTGAGATTGCCAAAGATGGAGTTCTTATTTG TAAGCTAATTAATATTGCTGTACCTGGAACAATCGATGAGCGTGCGGTAAATACAAAGAGAATGCTCAATCCATGGGAGAGGAATGAGAATCATACATTATGCCTCAACTCTGCAAAGGCAATTGGATGCACAGTAGTCAATATAGGAACTCAGGATTTTATTGAAGGAAGG AGACATCTTGTTCTTGGAGTCATATCTCAAATTATCAAG ATACAACTGCTGGCGGACCTCAATTTGAAGAAAACACCACAGTTGGTTGAGCTGGTTGATGATAGTAAG GACGTGGAAGAGTTGATGAGCCTTCCACCTGAGAAGATCTTGCTAAGATGGATGAATTTTCAATTGAAAAAGGCAGCATACACGAAAACAGTTACAAACTTCTCTTCTGATGTAAAG GATGCTGAGGCCTATGCTCTTCTCTTGAATGTTCTAGCCCCAGAACACAGCCATCCGTCTACGCTGAAAGTAAAAAATCATCTCGAGAGAGCAAAGTTAGTTCTTGAACATGCTGATAGAATGGGTTGCAAGAGATACTTAACGGCAAAAGACATAGTTGAAGGTTCTCCAAACCTTAATCTTGCATTTGTAGCACATATCTTCCAGCACAG GAATGGACTCTCAACCCAAACAAAACAGATATCTTTTCTTGAAACCTTACCTGATGACACACAGATCTCCAGAGAAGAGAGGGCATTCCGGTTTTGGATGAATAGTCTCGGAAATAGCTCGTgcattgacaatgtcttcgaagATCTCAGAAACGG ATGGCTTCTCCTCGAGACACTTGACAAAGTGTCTCCTGGGATTGTTAATTGGAAAATAGCTACTAAGCCACCAATTAAGATGCCATTCAGAAAAGTAGAAAACTGCAATCAAGTTGTGAAGATAGGGAAACATTTGAAGTTTTCCTTGGTCAATATAGCTGGAAATGACATTGTTCAAGGGAATAAGAAACTAATATTGG CCTTTCTATGGCAGTTAATGAGGTGTAACATGCTTCAGCTCTTGAAGAACTTAAGGTACCATTCCCATGGAAAAGAAATTACTGATGCAGACATTTTAGAATGGGCTAATGGAAAGGTCAGAAATTCGGGGAGTCAAAGTCACATGATCAGTTTTAAG GATAAGAGCTTGTCTGATGGAATATTTTTCATTGAGCTACTCAGTGCCGTACACCCGAGATCTGTCAACTGGAGTCTTGTTACAAAAGGATCAACTG AGGATGAGAAGAAGATGAATGCAACGTACATCATAAGTATTGCCAGGAAACTCGGGTGCTCCATATTTTTGCTTCCGGAAGACATAATAGAG GTAAACCAGAAGATGATCCTTACATTGACTGCAAGCATTATGTATTGGACATTGAAACAACCGATGGACGATCGACCATTTGGATCTTCAGACAGTGAAACTGGAAGCTTTGTAGATACGAGCTCAAACTCGACCATCGATGATACTGCTTCTGAATCATCATTGGATGACACCAATAACTAA